One Bombus pyrosoma isolate SC7728 linkage group LG9, ASM1482585v1, whole genome shotgun sequence genomic window carries:
- the LOC122571040 gene encoding translationally-controlled tumor protein homolog, with the protein MKIYKDIFTGDEMFSDTYKIKLIDNVVYEVYGKVVTRKSGDIDIAGFNPSAEEADEGTEETVESGVDVVMNHRLQETFAFTDKKSYTLYLKDYMKKLVAKLEEEAPDQVEVFKTNTNKVMKDILSRFKDLQFFTGESMDIDGIVALMEYREIDGESVPVLMLFKHGLEEQKF; encoded by the exons ATGAAGATTTACAAGGATATTTTTACTG gtGATGAAATGTTTTCTGACacctacaaaataaaattgattgatAATGTTGTATATGAAGTATATGGCAAG GTAGTCACTCGTAAATCAGGTGACATTGATATTGCTGGATTCAACCCATCTGCTGAAGAAGCCGATGAAGGAACGGAAGAAACGGTGGAATCCGGTGTAGATGTAGTTATGAATCATCGGCTGCAAGAAACTTTTGCATTTACAGACAAAAAATCCTATACCTTGTACTTGAAGgattatatgaaaaa ATTGGTAGCAAAATTGGAAGAGGAAGCACCTGATCAAGTGGAAGTTTTCAAAACAAACACAAATAAAGTAATGAAAGACATATTAAGTCGTTTCAAAGACCTACAATTTTTCACTGGTGAATCTATGGATATCGATGGTATTGTTGCATTAATGGAATACCGCGAGATCGACGGTGAATCTGTGCCTGTACTCATGTTATTCAAGCATGGTCTTGAGGAACAAAagttctaa
- the LOC122570751 gene encoding la protein homolog has product MENGQGETVFKTETQTETKTEVTGETKINDANVEVKDEKPVSEEHSPKVKSEEPSSELLERIKNQIEFYFGDVNMQRDKFLIEQTKLDEGWIPMTIMLNFKLLASMSKDINVILEAVKSSELMEISEDRKKIRRSPKHPLPIYNEEYRKAQEAKTVYIKGFPLQDTTIEKLKTFFSAYEPFDNIVMRKYVDKEKKFQFKGSIFVQFKTLEDAKAFMVRESVKYGDTELIKMWSSDYSQSKTQERESRRQKRSEMKTKKSESVDMESEKTECNDKEKESDKVNLFPKGCVIHFTNVPDECIREDIKESLGELGANVAFIDFNKGDAVGYARLQGENDAKTVIDKMHESKISIRGKDITCCVLESEEEEKYFLKVRKQMANSRQRNFKGKRGKKGRNTRVANKRHMTDSSDVIPTKKGNN; this is encoded by the exons ATGGAGAACGGACAAGGAGAGACAGTTTTTAAAACAGAGACTCAAACAGAAACTAAAACAGAGGTTACAGgcgaaactaaaataaatgatgCCAATGTCGAGGTTAAAGACGAGAAGCCGGTTTCTGAGGAGCATTCCCCAAAAGTAAAATCTGAGGAACCATCTAGTGAACTgttagaaagaataaaaaatcaaatcgag tTCTACTTTGGAGATGTCAATATGCAAAGAGATAAATTTCTCATTGAGCAAACAAAATTGGACGAAGGATGGATTCCTATGACTATTatgttaaatttcaaattgttggCCTCCATGAGTAAAGATATCAATGTTATATTAGAAGCCGTAAAATCAAGCGAACTTATGGAAATATCCGAGGATAGAAAAAAGATTCGTCGTTCTCCAAAGCATCCTTTGCCAATATATAATGAAGAATATAGGAAGGCACAGGAGGCCAAGACAGTTTACATAAAAGGATTTCCTTTACAGGACACCACTATTGAAAAgcttaaaacatttttcagtgCTTATGAACCATTTGATAATATCGTT ATGAGGAAGTATGTGGATAAAGAGAAGAAGTTTCAGTTTAAAGGTTCCATTTTCGTGCAGTTCAAAACTCTAGAGGATGCAAAAGCCTTTATGGTTAGGGAATCTGTAAAATATGGAGACACTGAATTAATTAAGATGTGGTC ATCTGACTATTCTCAATCTAAAACACAGGAAAGGGAAAGCAGGAGACAAAAGAGATCGGaaatgaaaacaaagaaaagtgAATCTGTTGATATGGAATCT GAGAAAACGGAATGTAatgataaagagaaagaaagcgaCAAGGTAAATCTATTTCCAAAGGGTTGTGTAATACATTTTACTAATGTACCTGATGAATGTATAAGAGAAGATATTAAGGAATCTCTAGGTGAATTAGGTGCGAATGTTgcatttattgattttaataaaggTGATGCAGTGGGATATGCTCGATTGCAGGGAGAAAATGATGCAAAAACAGTAATTGACAAAATGCATGAAAGTAAA atatcTATACGCGGTAAAGATATAACCTGTTGTGTCCTTGAgagtgaagaagaagaaaaatattttttgaaagtGAGAAAACAAATGGCAAATTCTAGGCAAAGGAAttttaaaggaaagagaggCAAAAAAG GCCGTAACACACGAGTAGCAAATAAAAGACATATGACTGACAGCAGTGATGTGATTCCTACCAAAAAAGGGAATAATTGA